Part of the Tistrella bauzanensis genome is shown below.
CGGATTTCGGCGGTATCGCCCATCACCACCCGGACCTTGTCGAAGGGCATGCCGGTCAGCTCGGCCGCCACCTGGGCGAAGGCGGTCTCGTGACCCTGGCCGTTGGACTGGGTGCCGACCAGCACGGTTGCCGAGCCGTCGGCCTCGAACCGGATACGGGCCTCTTCCTTCGGATTGCCCTGGGTCCATTCGATATAGCTGGCAAGGCCGATGCCGCGCAGCAGGCCGCGGGCTTCCGACTGGCGGCGGCGCTCGGCGAAGCCCGCCATATCGGCGGCGGCCAATGCCCGCCGCTGCATCTCGGCGAAGTCGCCGGTGTCGTAAGTGGTGCCCATGGCGTTGGTATGGGGCATCGCGTCGGGGCGGATATAGTTGATCTGACGCAGGGCCTCAGGGCTTCGGCCAGTGGCGCGGGCGGCGGCGTCGATCAGCCGCTCGATCAGATAATTGGCCTCGGGCCGGCCGGCGCCGCGATAGGCATCGACCGGCGCGGTGTTGGTGAACACGCCCCGGACATGCAGGCTGGCCACCGGGATGTCATAGACCGTGGTGGCAAGGCCGGCCGCCGCCGATGTCGGGATCATCGCGCCGAATTGTGACGCATAGGCGCCCAGATTGGCGATGGTATCCACCTCGAAGGCGGTGAAGCGGCCATCGGTATCGAGCGCCATGCGGGCATGGGTGCGCAGGTCGCGGCCATGGGCGTCGGTCAGCAGGCTTTCCGAGCGGTCGCCGGTCCATTTCACCGGCCGGCGCAGTTTGCGGGCTGCATAGGTGACGGCGACATGTTCCGGATAGAGGAAGATCTTCATGCCGAAGCCGCCGCCGACATCCGGCATCACCACCCGGAACTCGTCGGCCGGCACCTTGAACACCGCATCGGCCAGAATGCCGCGCATGCCATGAACGCCCTGGCCGTTGGTGTGGACCACGGTCTGGCCGGTTTCGGCGTCGATATGGGCGTTGATCGCGCGGGGCTCGATCGGGTTGGCCGAGACCCGGTTGTTGACGATGTCGATCTCGACCACGGTCGCGGCTGCGGCCATGGCGGCGTCGACCTCGGTCGCCTTGCCCTGGCGCCAGTCGAAACACAGATTGCCCGGGCTGCCATCGTGGACGGCCACGGTGTCGCCCGCCAGCGCGCGCGCCGGATCGACCACCACCGGGCGTTCTTCATAATCCACCGCCACCAGTTCGGCGGCATCGCGCGCCAGCACCGGATCGGTCGCGATCACCATCGCCACCGCCTCGCCGGCGAAATGCACCGCCTCACTGGCGATCGCCGGACGCTTCGGTGCCTGCATCGGCGTGCCGTCGGCATTCTTCACCCGCGCCACCGCCGGCACGCCGCCGATGCCGTCGGCATCGAGATCGGCGCCGGTGAACACGGCGACCACACCGTCGGCCGCGCGCGCGTCTGCCACGTCGACCGCATTGATCCGGGCACTGGCATAGGGGCTGCGCACGAAGCTGGCATAAAGCTGGCCATCGAGCACGATATCGTCGGTATAGCGGCCATGACCGGTCAGGAAGCGACGATCCTCGACACGGCGCACGGACTGGCCAATTCCGAATTTCAGCATGGAGCAGATGTCCCTGGCAGGTCTGCGGCCGTTCGCCGCCGCGTGGGGGAGCCCGTGAGGCCCAACGGCCACCACGGGGCATGAGCCTAGCTGATCGGGGGCTGGCGGTGCAATGCCGGGACGGTCGGTCGGTGCGGGTGACGGTCACATGATCATGACGTTTCGATGACCGCACGGGCGGATGGTTGCCGCGGTTGTGGGCCGGGCGATATCGTCGGCCGGCGGATGATGACCGATGGGGGGCAGATGGGGCAGGACCATGATGCGACGACAACCCCGGCTGTTGCCGGCGGAGGGATGGCCGAGGTATTCGGCGCGTTCCTGAAGCTGGGCTGCACCGCCTTCGGCGGCCCGGTCGCCCATCTGGGGTTCTTCCGCACCGAATTCGTCGATCGGCGGGGCTGGCTGGACGATGCCGACTATGCCCGGCTGGTGGCGCTGTGCCAGTTTCTGCCCGGTCCCGCCAGCAGCCAGGTCGGCATCGCGCTGGGCCTGGGGCGGGCGGGGCTGGGCGGCGCGCTGGCGGCCTGGGCCGGGTTCACCCTGCCATCGGCCTTGCTGATGATCATGGCCGGGCTCGCGGTCGCGGCGGGGCAGGGGGGCGGCTGGCTGCCCGACGGCCTGACCACCGGCCTGAAGATTGCGGCGCTGGCAGTGGTGGTGCAGGCGGTGGCCGGAATGGCGCGCAGTCTGGCGCCCGATGCCCGGCGGATGACGCTGGCGGTGGCGGCCGCCGCCTTGGCGCTGATGGTTCCGGGGCTGGCGGGGCAGTTGGGCGGCATTCTTCTGGGGCTGATCGTGGCGGCGGTGGTGCCGCTCGACGCCGATGCAGCGACGCCGGCGGCGACGCCGGCCACACCTGCTGTCGGCCGCGCCGCCATACGCCCCGCAACCCGTCTTGTGCGGCGGCGGGCGGCGCTGGTGGCGGCGGTGCTGTTCGTGGCCGGGCTGGTGCTGCTGCCGCTGCTTGGCGCCGGCGGCGGGCCGCTGGCCACGCTCGCCGACGGCATGTATCGCGCCGGCAGCTTGGTGTTCGGCGGTGGCCATGTGGTGCTGCCGCTGCTGGCGGCCGAAACCGCGCCGCAGGTCGACGCGCAGGCCTTCATGATGGGCTATGGTCTGGCGCAGGCGGTGCCGGGGCCGCTGTTCACCTTCGGCGCCTTTCTTGGTGCCGTGGCCGGCGGCTGGATCGGCGGCGTGGTGGCGCTGGTCGCGATCTTCCTGCCGGCCTTCCTGCTGGTGGTGGCGGTTCTGCCGCTGTGGGACCGGGTATCGCGCCGGCCATGGGCGCGCCGGCTGCTGGCCGGGGTGAATGCGGCGGTTCTGGGGCTGTTGATGGCCGCACTTTATGATCCGGTCTTCACCAGCGCGGTTGCCGGGCCGCGAGACGCGGCGCTGGCGCTGGTCGCCCTGGTGGCGTTGCTGGTGTGGCGGCTGCCGGTCTGGGCGCTGGTACCGGCCGCGGCCGCGGCCGGCATGGCGGCGGCCGCGATCGGCTGACGGGGGGCAGCCGACAGATCAGGCGGGCTGGACCTCGGCACGACGCTCGCGGCGGCGATAGATGGTCGAACTGCTGATGCCGAGCAACTGGGCTGCGCGGGTGACATTGCCCTGGCAGAGAAGAATGGCCCGTTCGATGGTCTCGTCGATGACATCGTCCAGCGGCCGGATCAACTGCGCCGGGTCGTCTTCGGGCAGGGCCAGCGAGCCGGCGCGCCAGGTCATCGCCATCGTCACCGCATGAGCGATCCGGGTGGGGCTGGCATTGTTGCTCACGACATCGATCGCGCCCGCGCGCATGGCGCCAACCACCACGTCGTCGTCATCTTCCGGCAGACGGACGAAAATCGGCCGGATATCGGGCACGATCGCGACCAGACGCTGGATCAGGCCGGTGCGCGGCATGTCGTCGAACCGGCCGATCATCACCACCGGCGGATGTGACACGCGGATTGCGGCCATGGCGCGCTGTCCATCGGGGACGGCGGTGCGGGGCATCCGCATCAGTGGACCCACCGCCTGGTCGAAGGCGGCAAAACTGTCGGCACGCCCGACGAGCAGCAGGGCGGGGCGACGGTCTGGTGCGGGCTGCATGTGTTGCATCGGCTTCTCGTCTTT
Proteins encoded:
- a CDS encoding xanthine dehydrogenase family protein molybdopterin-binding subunit, with product MLKFGIGQSVRRVEDRRFLTGHGRYTDDIVLDGQLYASFVRSPYASARINAVDVADARAADGVVAVFTGADLDADGIGGVPAVARVKNADGTPMQAPKRPAIASEAVHFAGEAVAMVIATDPVLARDAAELVAVDYEERPVVVDPARALAGDTVAVHDGSPGNLCFDWRQGKATEVDAAMAAAATVVEIDIVNNRVSANPIEPRAINAHIDAETGQTVVHTNGQGVHGMRGILADAVFKVPADEFRVVMPDVGGGFGMKIFLYPEHVAVTYAARKLRRPVKWTGDRSESLLTDAHGRDLRTHARMALDTDGRFTAFEVDTIANLGAYASQFGAMIPTSAAAGLATTVYDIPVASLHVRGVFTNTAPVDAYRGAGRPEANYLIERLIDAAARATGRSPEALRQINYIRPDAMPHTNAMGTTYDTGDFAEMQRRALAAADMAGFAERRRQSEARGLLRGIGLASYIEWTQGNPKEEARIRFEADGSATVLVGTQSNGQGHETAFAQVAAELTGMPFDKVRVVMGDTAEIRTGGGTGGSRSLQMAGSAIRLASEAVVERARGIAADRLEAASDDIRFEAGRFTVAGTDLGIGIEEVARIALDGGEPLDESRVFDRPAPTFPNGCHVAEVEIDPETGRVEPVRYTVADDFGKVVNPMIVKGQVQGGVAQGLGQALIEHAVYDDDSGQLMTGSFMDYGMPRADDMIFLDITLHEDMPTASSGLGSKGCGEAGTIGACPAIMNAINDALTRAGAPEIDMPATPARVWAVLTAARATAAA
- a CDS encoding helix-turn-helix domain-containing protein translates to MQPAPDRRPALLLVGRADSFAAFDQAVGPLMRMPRTAVPDGQRAMAAIRVSHPPVVMIGRFDDMPRTGLIQRLVAIVPDIRPIFVRLPEDDDDVVVGAMRAGAIDVVSNNASPTRIAHAVTMAMTWRAGSLALPEDDPAQLIRPLDDVIDETIERAILLCQGNVTRAAQLLGISSSTIYRRRERRAEVQPA
- the chrA gene encoding chromate efflux transporter produces the protein MAEVFGAFLKLGCTAFGGPVAHLGFFRTEFVDRRGWLDDADYARLVALCQFLPGPASSQVGIALGLGRAGLGGALAAWAGFTLPSALLMIMAGLAVAAGQGGGWLPDGLTTGLKIAALAVVVQAVAGMARSLAPDARRMTLAVAAAALALMVPGLAGQLGGILLGLIVAAVVPLDADAATPAATPATPAVGRAAIRPATRLVRRRAALVAAVLFVAGLVLLPLLGAGGGPLATLADGMYRAGSLVFGGGHVVLPLLAAETAPQVDAQAFMMGYGLAQAVPGPLFTFGAFLGAVAGGWIGGVVALVAIFLPAFLLVVAVLPLWDRVSRRPWARRLLAGVNAAVLGLLMAALYDPVFTSAVAGPRDAALALVALVALLVWRLPVWALVPAAAAAGMAAAAIG